One part of the Drosophila teissieri strain GT53w chromosome 3R, Prin_Dtei_1.1, whole genome shotgun sequence genome encodes these proteins:
- the LOC122619559 gene encoding uncharacterized protein LOC122619559 — MENFSLQQLIDLQNIQKELNSNKDTYLKTYRQVLKKKFRSELNNLVRADFNIVKSELKVPQLPPLPAEDENATSAVQFSDTVKDYEFTKDCLSLM, encoded by the exons ATGGAAA ACTTTTCGCTGCAGCAGTTAATCGACCTGCAAAATATCCAGAAGGAACTAAATAGCAACAAGGACACGTACCTAAAAACCTACCGCCAAGTactgaaaaagaaatttagATCAGAACTGAACAATTTG GTCCGTGCTGATTTTAATATAGTCAAATCAGAGTTAAAGGTTCCACAATTACCTCCACTACCTGCAGAAGATGAAAACGCTACATCCGCGGTACAG TTCAGCGATACTGTCAAGGACTACGAATTTACTAAGGACTGCTTGTCCTTGATGTAG